The Candidatus Bathyarchaeota archaeon genome contains a region encoding:
- a CDS encoding glycoside hydrolase family 99-like domain-containing protein has protein sequence MAIKKGLLAIAISLLTVSIFTSIHEVAANEDDMMVGAYYYVWWGIPFNDHWNESIKYTPFLGKYNSSDPLTAERHIIWAKQHGIDFFAISWMGKGRWLNWDFDDIDYNLKVFLSAKHLENFNFCIFYETVIVLNTSLNEGKNFTEIFINDMTYAAENYFHHPSYLKIDEKPVVFIYNIPYLYNKLGTEKAQSLLGWLKSEFDIYLVGDVGEGPSPESLSSDWLYALDAVTNYFFSNPSRGWHQILEDAKNYYPLWHSSMNSSGIRFIPNVYPGFNNTGLKNVSHPVVLPANASAFREMLNIAMNNTDKELKMLMITSWNEWLDGTAIEPSLEFGETFLHIILEIVPELLSITILLFVISITIAIAYYKVNIKKILRSGGPGGI, from the coding sequence ATGGCCATCAAAAAGGGCCTTTTAGCAATTGCCATAAGTCTTCTGACTGTTTCGATTTTTACGAGTATCCACGAAGTTGCAGCAAATGAAGATGACATGATGGTGGGGGCATATTATTACGTTTGGTGGGGAATCCCATTTAATGATCATTGGAACGAAAGCATCAAATATACGCCTTTCCTTGGCAAATACAATTCAAGCGACCCCTTAACTGCCGAACGCCACATCATATGGGCGAAACAGCATGGAATCGACTTCTTCGCTATTTCATGGATGGGTAAGGGGAGATGGTTAAACTGGGATTTCGACGACATTGACTATAATCTTAAAGTTTTCCTTTCAGCAAAACATCTAGAAAATTTTAATTTCTGCATATTTTACGAAACAGTAATTGTTTTAAACACTTCTTTAAATGAAGGAAAGAATTTTACTGAAATTTTCATTAATGACATGACATATGCTGCGGAAAATTATTTTCATCATCCCAGTTACTTGAAGATTGACGAAAAACCCGTAGTCTTTATTTATAACATTCCATACCTCTACAACAAATTGGGAACCGAAAAAGCCCAGAGTCTTCTTGGCTGGTTAAAAAGCGAATTTGACATTTACCTAGTAGGAGATGTAGGTGAAGGGCCTTCTCCAGAAAGTTTAAGCTCGGACTGGCTGTATGCCTTAGACGCAGTAACGAATTATTTCTTTTCTAATCCTTCGAGAGGATGGCATCAAATATTAGAAGATGCCAAGAATTATTATCCGCTTTGGCATTCAAGTATGAACTCCAGCGGAATAAGATTTATCCCAAATGTTTATCCAGGATTTAACAATACAGGACTAAAAAACGTTTCTCATCCTGTTGTTTTGCCAGCTAACGCGTCAGCATTTAGAGAAATGCTGAACATAGCAATGAACAACACAGACAAAGAACTGAAAATGCTCATGATAACATCTTGGAACGAATGGCTTGATGGAACAGCAATAGAGCCTTCCCTAGAATTTGGAGAAACATTCCTTCACATAATTTTGGAAATAGTACCGGAACTTCTTTCAATTACCATTTTACTCTTTGTTATATCCATAACGATTGCCATAGCATATTATAAAGTAAACATCAAGAAAATCCTCCGAAGTGGCGGGCCCGGCGGGATTTGA
- a CDS encoding DUF4443 domain-containing protein: MWTRMDVKQILKSLIEKIPGPTPAFTTIHFIKALELISKGPIGRGKLAKELKVGEGTIRTIIKRLKASNLITTSQSGCSLTTFGETFWKELKEKIPKKAFLERNEFSLADYTIAVLVRGCRDKVKTGLKQRDAAIMVGAEGATTLIVENGKIVAPTVSQNIAKDYPIAYKQIWKLLKPKKNDVIIVGTAKTKEKAEYGALAAALTLIED; the protein is encoded by the coding sequence ATGTGGACTAGAATGGATGTAAAGCAAATTTTAAAATCTCTCATTGAAAAAATACCAGGTCCAACTCCGGCATTCACAACCATCCACTTCATAAAAGCGTTAGAATTAATTTCTAAAGGGCCAATCGGAAGGGGAAAACTTGCAAAGGAACTTAAAGTTGGAGAAGGAACTATACGGACCATAATTAAACGCTTAAAAGCGTCAAATCTCATAACGACTTCTCAGTCCGGCTGTTCCCTAACGACTTTCGGAGAGACTTTCTGGAAAGAGCTAAAGGAGAAAATACCGAAAAAGGCGTTCCTTGAAAGAAACGAATTTTCCCTAGCTGATTATACAATTGCAGTTTTAGTTAGAGGATGCAGAGACAAAGTTAAGACAGGCCTCAAACAACGTGACGCAGCGATAATGGTGGGAGCTGAAGGGGCAACAACTCTGATAGTTGAGAATGGGAAAATAGTAGCTCCAACAGTAAGTCAGAATATAGCTAAAGACTATCCCATAGCATATAAGCAAATATGGAAGCTCCTAAAACCGAAAAAGAACGACGTAATAATTGTTGGAACAGCCAAAACTAAGGAAAAAGCTGAGTACGGCGCCTTAGCTGCAGCTCTCACATTAATAGAAGATTAA
- a CDS encoding ATP/GTP-binding protein, with the protein MAFIIGTAGSGKSLLTAAFSEWLKMQKQNVATVNLDPGVLELPYSPDVDVRDFIDVVSLMDEYKLGPNAALIMAADLIAEEIEKVAAEIEALNPDIVLVDTPGQMELFAFRASGPYIVNEITKEPKAIIYLFDCVFCMNPLNYVSNMFLSAAVYNRFLIPQIHVLSKCDLLRSEDVNRIVDWSASPKKLEEAVEEKLSGMKRILSREIMKAIYSLGMRFLLIPVSARTNEGLLNLNAALERVLAGGEKYTY; encoded by the coding sequence ATGGCGTTTATAATTGGAACTGCAGGTTCGGGGAAATCTTTGCTTACAGCTGCTTTTTCAGAATGGCTTAAAATGCAAAAGCAGAACGTTGCAACTGTCAACTTAGACCCCGGAGTTTTAGAACTGCCTTACTCACCCGACGTTGACGTCCGCGATTTCATAGATGTTGTTTCCCTTATGGATGAATACAAACTTGGTCCAAATGCTGCTCTGATAATGGCTGCTGACCTCATTGCGGAGGAAATAGAAAAAGTTGCAGCTGAAATAGAGGCCTTAAATCCAGACATAGTCCTCGTTGATACTCCCGGGCAAATGGAGCTTTTCGCCTTCAGAGCCAGCGGTCCCTACATTGTAAATGAAATAACTAAGGAGCCTAAAGCCATAATCTACCTTTTCGACTGCGTCTTTTGCATGAATCCACTAAACTATGTTTCCAACATGTTTCTTTCTGCAGCAGTTTACAACCGCTTCTTAATACCGCAGATACATGTACTTTCAAAATGTGACTTGCTTAGGTCTGAAGATGTGAATAGAATTGTTGACTGGTCTGCTAGTCCCAAAAAGCTTGAAGAGGCCGTTGAAGAGAAACTTAGCGGAATGAAACGAATTTTAAGCAGAGAAATAATGAAGGCGATTTATAGTCTTGGAATGCGTTTTCTGCTAATTCCAGTTTCAGCTAGGACAAATGAGGGCTTGTTAAATCTTAATGCCGCGCTTGAAAGAGTTTTAGCCGGAGGGGAAAAATACACATATTAA
- a CDS encoding nicotinamide mononucleotide deamidase-related protein — translation MVKVELICIGNEILIGKTLNTNAHWLAKRVTSLGLKVNRITTVADDLEEISSAINEALSRNPRFIITTGGLGPTFDDKTLEGIAKALNLKLEVNDEALKMIEEKYAQYVKEGRMEKAELTPHRVKMATLPVGAKPLPNPVGTAPGVLINYENVTVIALPGVPSEMKAIFDESVVPVLRKEAGKVIFYEAGMEVLGIVESEIAPLIDKVMHDNPYVYIKSHPKGEEKTSRIELHFSTTSEDVETAKKRVGRAIIQISDMIKKKGGKIRPIKLAE, via the coding sequence ATGGTAAAAGTTGAATTAATCTGCATTGGAAACGAAATTCTGATAGGGAAAACCCTAAACACAAATGCTCATTGGCTAGCTAAACGCGTAACCTCGCTTGGATTAAAAGTTAACCGAATAACAACTGTGGCAGACGATTTAGAAGAGATATCATCAGCCATAAATGAGGCGTTGTCAAGAAATCCACGTTTTATAATCACCACTGGAGGATTAGGCCCAACCTTCGACGACAAAACATTGGAAGGAATAGCAAAAGCCCTAAACTTAAAACTAGAAGTTAACGATGAAGCCTTAAAGATGATTGAGGAAAAATATGCCCAATACGTTAAGGAAGGAAGAATGGAAAAGGCTGAACTTACACCCCACAGAGTAAAAATGGCAACTCTTCCAGTCGGAGCGAAACCGCTGCCAAATCCGGTTGGAACAGCCCCAGGCGTACTGATAAATTATGAAAATGTAACAGTTATAGCTCTGCCCGGGGTCCCTTCCGAGATGAAGGCAATCTTTGATGAATCTGTTGTTCCAGTTCTACGTAAAGAAGCTGGAAAAGTAATCTTTTATGAAGCTGGCATGGAAGTTTTGGGCATAGTTGAATCTGAGATTGCTCCTCTCATCGACAAGGTTATGCATGACAATCCATATGTGTATATAAAGTCTCATCCGAAAGGCGAAGAGAAAACTTCAAGGATTGAACTTCACTTTTCAACAACTTCTGAAGATGTTGAAACCGCCAAGAAAAGGGTTGGAAGGGCAATCATTCAGATCTCTGACATGATAAAGAAGAAAGGTGGAAAGATTAGGCCAATAAAACTGGCAGAGTAA
- a CDS encoding radical SAM protein, with translation MWAVIRPDAIAVLKDKKARASLNRYFAVMQNEKTAKFMIAKKLPAEYSSKDSTEKLWKIHEKLTEKYYELEKQVDSKQKDLREMETPEKSYLDLKIEIAKRIMENCHFCTRRCGVNRKAGKLGYCRCGPSITVSSMFEHLGEEPELVPSGTIFTLGCTMRCLHCQNWTISQWYEKGETYKPEDLAREVERLRRSGCRNINLVGGEPTPWLEQWLKTFKHVNLNVPVVWNSNSYYSEEIAKLLAGFVDVYLLDFKYGSNKCAEKISDAPKYWEVCTRNHLYAKNYGELIIRVLVLPEHLECCLKPILNWISKNLGASTRTNVMFQYRPEWRAHEIPELRRRLTRNEMEKAIRIAKEAGLTNFIT, from the coding sequence ATGTGGGCGGTCATACGTCCAGACGCAATTGCAGTGCTGAAAGACAAGAAGGCTAGAGCAAGTCTAAACAGATACTTCGCAGTAATGCAAAACGAGAAAACAGCAAAATTTATGATAGCCAAAAAACTACCAGCAGAATACAGCTCCAAAGATTCAACAGAAAAACTTTGGAAAATCCATGAAAAACTAACAGAAAAGTATTACGAACTGGAAAAACAAGTAGATTCCAAACAGAAAGATTTAAGGGAAATGGAGACTCCGGAAAAATCCTACTTAGACTTGAAAATTGAAATTGCAAAGAGAATTATGGAAAATTGTCACTTTTGTACACGTCGCTGCGGGGTAAACAGAAAAGCAGGAAAGCTAGGATACTGTCGCTGCGGGCCGTCAATAACTGTTTCATCAATGTTTGAGCATTTGGGCGAGGAGCCGGAACTCGTCCCTTCTGGCACAATTTTCACTTTAGGCTGTACAATGCGCTGTTTACACTGCCAAAACTGGACGATATCCCAATGGTATGAGAAAGGTGAGACTTACAAGCCGGAAGATTTAGCAAGGGAAGTTGAGCGTTTACGTAGAAGCGGCTGTAGAAACATTAATCTCGTAGGCGGAGAGCCAACTCCATGGCTTGAGCAATGGCTTAAAACGTTTAAACATGTAAACCTCAACGTACCGGTTGTTTGGAATTCAAACAGCTACTATAGCGAAGAAATAGCCAAACTACTTGCTGGATTTGTCGACGTATACCTTCTTGACTTTAAATATGGATCAAACAAATGCGCAGAAAAAATATCCGACGCACCAAAATACTGGGAAGTTTGCACAAGAAATCACTTATACGCCAAGAACTATGGAGAACTAATAATACGGGTTCTAGTTTTGCCAGAACATCTGGAATGTTGCCTAAAGCCAATCTTAAATTGGATAAGCAAAAATTTGGGGGCCTCAACTAGAACAAACGTTATGTTTCAGTACCGTCCAGAATGGAGGGCACATGAAATTCCAGAACTTAGAAGAAGATTAACGAGAAATGAAATGGAAAAGGCTATAAGAATAGCAAAGGAGGCAGGCCTAACCAACTTCATCACTTAA
- the amrS gene encoding AmmeMemoRadiSam system radical SAM enzyme translates to MLYEQLSDGRVKCNLCARRCTIPEGEVGFCRVRKNENGKLYSLVYAKAISACVDPIGKKPLSHFHPGALVMSIATIGCNFRCKFCDNWIISQERDIKGRYFPPEEVVKAARENSCQGISYTYTEPTIFFEYAYDTAKLAKQVGVFNTFVTNGYMTPEAVKTIAPYLDAATVDFKGGGDPEFYKTFSAVPSVEPIYESLKEMKKNNIHIEITNLVVPKIGDSMETLRQLAVWVRDNLGKDTPFHILRFHPEYQLTNIPSTPVSTMEEAYKTVKEEGLNYVYLGNVPGHPYENTYCPNCNELLIKRFSFEITRWNLTKDMRCPNCGHKIPIKGELHPSGYSLPYALF, encoded by the coding sequence ATGTTATACGAACAACTGTCGGATGGCAGGGTAAAATGTAATCTATGCGCCAGAAGATGCACCATACCCGAAGGTGAAGTTGGATTTTGTAGAGTTCGTAAAAATGAAAATGGAAAGCTTTACTCGCTTGTTTACGCTAAGGCAATTTCAGCTTGTGTAGATCCTATAGGGAAAAAGCCGCTGTCCCATTTTCATCCAGGCGCCTTGGTAATGTCTATAGCCACAATAGGCTGCAATTTCAGATGCAAATTCTGTGACAACTGGATAATAAGCCAAGAAAGGGACATTAAAGGGAGATATTTTCCACCTGAAGAGGTTGTCAAAGCCGCTCGGGAGAATAGTTGTCAAGGAATAAGCTACACATATACGGAGCCAACAATATTTTTTGAGTATGCATACGATACGGCTAAACTCGCCAAACAAGTCGGCGTCTTCAACACTTTCGTAACTAACGGGTATATGACCCCAGAAGCCGTTAAAACCATAGCGCCCTACCTTGATGCTGCAACAGTTGACTTTAAAGGAGGAGGAGACCCAGAATTTTACAAGACATTCTCAGCTGTTCCATCAGTTGAACCCATTTACGAGTCTCTGAAAGAAATGAAGAAAAACAATATCCACATAGAAATAACAAACCTTGTGGTTCCAAAAATTGGAGATTCTATGGAAACTTTACGGCAACTTGCAGTATGGGTTAGGGATAACCTCGGCAAAGATACACCCTTCCACATTTTAAGATTCCATCCAGAGTATCAGTTGACTAATATTCCTTCAACGCCAGTTTCAACGATGGAGGAAGCCTATAAAACAGTAAAGGAAGAAGGCTTAAACTATGTGTATTTGGGCAATGTGCCGGGTCATCCATACGAGAACACTTATTGTCCAAACTGCAACGAACTCCTAATAAAACGTTTCAGCTTTGAAATAACCCGGTGGAACCTAACCAAAGACATGAGATGCCCAAACTGTGGACATAAAATTCCAATAAAAGGCGAACTGCACCCATCTGGATATTCCCTCCCCTACGCGCTGTTTTAA
- a CDS encoding helix-turn-helix transcriptional regulator, translating to MVKMTSGKLNGCKVCEALSDPTRVKILRYLISKYPLPQTISEIEKILERKVSATTISFHLRKLREAGLVTTNGHKKGFKAVKKAFKIEFNGEGLKIKEGK from the coding sequence ATGGTTAAAATGACAAGTGGAAAACTTAACGGATGCAAAGTCTGTGAAGCCCTAAGCGACCCAACCAGAGTTAAAATTCTCAGATACCTAATCAGCAAATATCCCCTTCCTCAAACAATTTCGGAAATCGAAAAAATCCTAGAAAGAAAAGTTTCCGCAACAACAATATCCTTCCACTTAAGAAAGCTTCGTGAAGCCGGCCTCGTAACAACTAATGGACATAAAAAGGGGTTTAAAGCTGTTAAAAAAGCTTTCAAAATAGAATTCAACGGCGAAGGATTAAAAATTAAGGAGGGAAAATAA
- the trxA gene encoding thioredoxin, with protein MSEPLQLNDSNFEETVKKYGLMVVDFWAPWCGPCLVVSPMIEELAKEYAGKVAFGKVNVDENPTTASKFGILSIPTIVFLKNGKEVDRIIGAVPKDYIKQKIEKHME; from the coding sequence ATGAGTGAACCATTACAGCTTAACGATTCAAATTTTGAAGAAACTGTTAAAAAATACGGCTTGATGGTTGTTGATTTCTGGGCTCCATGGTGTGGCCCATGTCTAGTTGTTTCACCCATGATCGAGGAGTTAGCCAAAGAGTACGCTGGAAAAGTTGCCTTCGGAAAGGTGAATGTTGATGAAAACCCGACTACTGCAAGCAAGTTTGGAATTCTAAGTATACCAACAATAGTATTTCTGAAAAACGGCAAAGAAGTTGACAGAATCATTGGAGCTGTCCCAAAGGATTATATAAAACAGAAAATTGAGAAGCATATGGAGTAA
- a CDS encoding 30S ribosomal protein S6e translates to MAKFKIVLSDPETGKAQKIELEGTKAAPLIGRRIGDIMDGTILGLSGYKIQITGGTDKDGFPMRPDIHGGVRTKVIVSSGPGFKPKRKGERRRKMLRGNIITEEIVQINMKILEKPKVKEKKEKKEEEAKPPEEKEQKSEGEEAK, encoded by the coding sequence ATGGCAAAATTCAAAATAGTACTTTCAGACCCAGAAACAGGTAAGGCCCAAAAAATCGAACTTGAAGGAACTAAGGCTGCGCCTCTTATAGGCAGAAGAATAGGCGATATAATGGACGGAACAATTCTGGGATTGTCAGGCTATAAAATTCAAATAACCGGCGGAACCGATAAAGACGGTTTTCCAATGAGACCCGACATCCACGGAGGAGTAAGAACAAAGGTTATAGTTAGCAGCGGCCCAGGATTCAAACCTAAAAGGAAGGGAGAAAGAAGAAGGAAAATGCTTAGAGGAAACATAATAACAGAAGAAATTGTTCAAATTAACATGAAAATTTTGGAAAAACCAAAAGTTAAGGAAAAGAAAGAAAAGAAGGAAGAAGAAGCTAAGCCTCCGGAAGAGAAAGAGCAGAAAAGTGAAGGTGAAGAAGCTAAATGA
- a CDS encoding translation initiation factor IF-2 subunit gamma yields MKPLPRQPEINIGTIGHVDHGKTTLVQAITGVWAARHSEELKRGITIKLGYADAPIYKCPKCPPPQCYTTEPKCPHCGSETQFLRAVSFVDAPGHEALMATMLSGAAVMDGAILVVAADEPCPQPQTREHLAAIEIVGIKNIIVVQNKIDVVSKERAVKSYEEIKAFIEGTIAENAPIIPVSAQQKVNIDALLEAMEEYLPTPERDPTKPPRMYIVRSFDINKPGTPVEKISGGVIGGTILQGKFKVGEEIEIRPGIRLEKHGKPFYEPLFTEITSLQAGGKNVEEAVCGGLVGVGTLLDPSLTKADGLIGNLVGKPDTLPPTLNEFTLDVHCFERVVGTKELMEVEKVKVGENLLLDVGTAITVGSVISIKGENATLRLARPVCAEEGSRVAISRKIAGRWRLIGYGIIT; encoded by the coding sequence ATGAAGCCTCTGCCTAGACAGCCTGAAATCAACATAGGAACGATAGGGCACGTTGACCACGGAAAGACAACACTTGTTCAAGCCATAACTGGGGTCTGGGCCGCCCGCCACAGCGAAGAACTGAAAAGAGGAATCACAATAAAACTTGGCTACGCTGACGCACCCATCTACAAATGTCCAAAATGCCCACCACCCCAATGCTACACAACAGAGCCCAAATGCCCCCACTGCGGGTCAGAAACCCAATTTTTGAGAGCGGTAAGCTTCGTCGATGCTCCAGGGCATGAAGCATTAATGGCAACCATGCTTTCAGGAGCAGCAGTCATGGACGGCGCAATACTCGTAGTAGCAGCGGATGAACCATGCCCTCAACCCCAAACTAGAGAACACCTAGCCGCAATTGAAATAGTAGGCATAAAAAACATCATAGTCGTCCAAAACAAAATCGACGTAGTTAGCAAAGAAAGAGCCGTGAAAAGCTATGAAGAAATTAAGGCCTTTATCGAGGGGACAATAGCGGAAAACGCCCCAATAATTCCAGTTTCAGCCCAACAAAAAGTGAATATCGACGCCCTACTTGAGGCTATGGAAGAATATTTACCAACGCCTGAAAGGGACCCAACGAAACCTCCAAGAATGTATATAGTCCGTTCATTCGACATAAATAAGCCGGGAACACCCGTAGAAAAAATTTCCGGAGGAGTCATCGGCGGAACCATACTGCAGGGAAAGTTCAAAGTAGGCGAAGAAATCGAGATTAGGCCTGGAATACGTTTAGAGAAGCATGGCAAGCCGTTTTACGAGCCGTTATTCACTGAAATAACGAGTCTCCAGGCTGGAGGAAAAAACGTTGAAGAAGCTGTCTGCGGAGGACTCGTAGGCGTCGGAACCCTCCTTGACCCTTCTTTGACTAAGGCTGACGGCTTAATTGGGAATCTTGTTGGTAAACCCGACACGCTTCCCCCAACTCTTAATGAATTTACTTTAGATGTACACTGCTTCGAGAGGGTTGTGGGAACTAAGGAACTTATGGAAGTTGAAAAAGTAAAGGTTGGAGAAAACCTTCTGCTTGACGTAGGAACAGCAATTACAGTAGGCTCAGTTATTTCAATTAAGGGTGAAAATGCAACTCTACGGCTTGCTAGACCAGTCTGCGCAGAAGAAGGCTCTAGGGTTGCAATAAGCCGCAAAATAGCGGGAAGATGGCGACTAATAGGATATGGAATAATAACTTAA
- a CDS encoding 3'-phosphoesterase: MNVEDYENNRTSENNLRTAEDKKRRIFVIQKHAARRLHYDLRLEMDGVLKSWAVPKEPPVEAGVKRLAVQVEDHPLEYANFEGIIPEGHYGAGKVEIWDKGSYILRERTENKIIFDLEGERLRGTYVLIRFKGDKNWLFFKKKE, encoded by the coding sequence ATGAATGTTGAGGATTATGAGAACAATAGAACATCTGAGAATAATTTGAGGACTGCAGAGGATAAGAAAAGGAGAATTTTTGTTATTCAAAAGCATGCTGCTAGGCGTTTGCATTATGATTTAAGGCTTGAAATGGATGGTGTGCTGAAAAGTTGGGCTGTTCCGAAAGAGCCGCCCGTAGAGGCTGGAGTTAAACGTTTAGCCGTTCAAGTTGAGGATCATCCGCTTGAGTATGCAAATTTTGAGGGAATAATTCCGGAAGGACATTATGGCGCCGGAAAAGTTGAAATTTGGGATAAAGGCAGTTACATTCTAAGGGAGAGAACAGAAAACAAGATAATTTTTGATTTGGAAGGAGAAAGGCTTAGGGGAACTTATGTTCTCATAAGGTTTAAGGGGGACAAAAACTGGTTATTTTTCAAAAAGAAGGAATAG
- a CDS encoding methyltransferase domain-containing protein: MSCLKRVKDSVSAFNLHAEEYDRWYFEDENKPIFLSELDAIQRLGLEGLGAEVGVGTGVFASRLKIPLGVDPAKNMLKIAKKREIVALQAVAEFLPFKSNSLDYLAYIFTLCFLGKPEKALKEARRVLRNRGFLILCFVPKDGFWGEFYVQKKKEGHRIYKYAKFYSKEEVFSLLDKIKFKVVDFYGTLYQKPCEKPVYEEPKKKLGNCGFLCLKALKLNG, translated from the coding sequence ATGTCGTGTTTGAAGAGAGTTAAAGATTCTGTTTCGGCCTTTAATTTACACGCCGAAGAATATGACAGATGGTATTTTGAGGACGAGAATAAACCAATTTTTCTTTCAGAATTAGATGCCATTCAAAGACTGGGTTTGGAAGGTTTAGGAGCAGAAGTAGGCGTTGGAACAGGAGTTTTCGCTTCAAGGTTGAAAATCCCCTTAGGTGTTGACCCTGCTAAAAACATGCTTAAAATTGCCAAGAAAAGGGAAATAGTAGCCTTACAAGCAGTTGCAGAATTTTTACCGTTCAAAAGCAACAGTTTGGATTACCTAGCCTACATTTTTACCTTATGCTTCTTAGGCAAGCCTGAAAAGGCGTTAAAAGAAGCCAGAAGAGTTTTAAGAAACAGGGGTTTCCTTATTCTTTGTTTCGTTCCTAAAGACGGTTTTTGGGGAGAATTTTACGTTCAAAAGAAGAAAGAGGGACATAGAATATACAAATATGCAAAATTCTACAGTAAAGAAGAAGTTTTCAGTTTGCTGGATAAGATAAAGTTTAAAGTAGTAGATTTCTATGGGACGCTGTATCAGAAACCGTGTGAAAAGCCAGTTTATGAAGAACCTAAGAAAAAATTGGGAAATTGCGGCTTTCTCTGTTTGAAAGCCTTAAAACTTAACGGATAG
- a CDS encoding MTH1187 family thiamine-binding protein yields MVVVELNIVPLGEGVSVSKRLAYAIKALERKGVKYTLTPMCTVFEVETVREAFETALAAHEAVFESGAKRVITTVKVDDRRDIKRSMEEKIRSLEKAVETIR; encoded by the coding sequence ATGGTTGTTGTTGAGTTAAACATTGTTCCGCTCGGCGAAGGAGTAAGCGTGTCCAAGAGGCTTGCTTACGCTATAAAGGCACTTGAGAGGAAAGGTGTAAAGTATACTTTAACTCCTATGTGTACCGTTTTTGAAGTTGAAACTGTTCGTGAAGCCTTTGAAACGGCCTTAGCAGCTCATGAAGCAGTTTTTGAATCTGGCGCAAAAAGAGTTATTACAACTGTGAAGGTTGATGATAGAAGGGATATTAAAAGGAGCATGGAAGAAAAAATTAGGTCGCTTGAAAAAGCTGTAGAAACTATCCGTTAA